ACCACGGCGCAACGGTCGCGGCGCGATCGTGAAGACCCAGGGAGTCGGTGGGTGGGAGAAGCCGCGGGTGATCATGACGTGTCGTGTGCGGTTGCCAGACTCAGTGGACCATCACGGCGGCCAGGCGGGCTGCGCAGCAACGGAGGGTCTTGATAGCGGATAGCGATGGAGGTCTGTACTGACGAGCGAGGCCTCGGAGGTTCCGGCAGCCCACTGAGTCACCCTGTCTCGCTGTCCAGACCTGACCCCAGCCACCCCAACGAGCCAGGAAAACGGCAGGGATTGAGCGCTTGGACGCGCTTGCCGGTCTGCTCGAATACCTACCGATCACGACGGCCGCGATGCGACAGGCGGCAGCGTTCTGGGCGACCGCGCGCCAGCAGGGCCAGCCTACGGCCGGTGACCAGACAATCGACGGAGACATGATCCTGGCGGCGCAAGGTGCAACACTCGGTGCCGTCGACTTTGTAATCGCGACGACCAACGTCGGCCACCTCTCACGGTTCGTCGCCGCCAAGCTGTGGCAAGCCGTAGGTGTTGATGAGGTCTTGTAGGTGGAACGGCAGACTCGTTTCAAGATCGTCTTTGAGAAGCTCGCGGAAGCGCGGCGCGCCGGGGCAATCACTGAGGCGGAAGTGTCGGAGAGCGAGCGGCAGCGAGCGGAAGCAGATGAGATTGGCGAACTTCGGCGCATGATGAGGGAGATCACGGAACCGGAGTCCTACACGCGGAGCTAGACCGCTCAGGTCACCTCATCTGGTCCAGCCTGCGCCATACTTCATCGGCGAGTGGGTCCCATTCGGCGGCGACTTCCCGATCGCGTTGAGCGCGCTTGATGGCGCCCTCTTTGAGCCGTGCACGAAGCGGCGCCCGATCTCGGGCCGTGCGCTTGTTCAAGGGGGCAGCGGGCGATTTCATTGCTGGCTATCGTCGCCGCTTCCGGTACGTCGTCGTGGTCCGGCGCTCGACGGTGCCGACGCGGACACGGCGGGCGCCGGTGTCGACGTTGAAGAGGATGCGATAGTCACCGACGCGGCGGCGGAAGCTATAGCGATCGTGCTTGCTGAGGCGTTCAAGGTCGCCACCGAACGGGTCGACGGCCATCGAGAGCAAGGCGGCGTCGACGCGAACGAAGTCACGCGGCGGCAACCTATCGAGCTGCTTTTGGGCGGGCTTGTCGACGACGACCAGCCAACCGGGCGGCGCGCTCGGATCGGTACTGCTCATAGGGGGTGGTTTCTCCGCGCCTGTCAGCGGCGATGACGCGGTTCAGCGCGCGGATCTCGGCGGCGGTGGGCGCGGCCTCGGGGATGGGCTTGTCGGTGAGCTGCTTCGGCCGGAGCACGATGGCGCCCCGCTCGGCGGTCAGTTCAACGAAGTCGCCGAGGGTGAGGCCGGCCGCTTCGCGGACGGGCTTTGGAATGCTCAGCTGGTAGTTGCCGGTGAAACGGGCAATGGCGGTGGTCTTGGACATGCCGATACAGTACCGTACAACGCTTGTACCCGTCAATTGACTGAGGCTCAGAGTTCGCGAGCCTTCATCAGGGCGAGCACTTCGCGGAGTCGTGCGAGGTCGGCCTTGTCGACCATCGTGTGCAGTTTCCGCTTCAGCTCCGCCTCGCTCATTTTCTGCCATGGGTAGTTGAACAGGGCGGGCAGATCGACCTTCAGCGCGGTAGCGACCTTTTCGAGAAAGTCGATCGTCGGGTTCTGCTCGCCTCGTTCGACGGCGCCGAGATACTTGGGGTGGACGTCCATCTTCTCGGCGAGCGCCTCCTGCGAGAGTCCGCGCGCCTTGCGCAGCTCCTTGATCCGCTGGCCGATGAGTTTCCTGTCGTCCATCCCGCCAAACCTCCTTCTCGGGACGGCGGCAGGATGAAGGGATCAGGCAGCCGCGGCTACATCGTGACGTGATGCTGAACTGAAGAAAAGCACTTTGACGCGCAGCATTTGGTTTGCTGTTGGGCTCCAAAAGCGGTAGTTGGCTGCGTGTCGGAGGGGATTCCCTGTAAATGCTTGGCCTGCCGCTCTGCCCACGTAGCAAGTTGATGGGAGCCGGACATCAATTGCCGGGCCAGTGTAAACGGGCAGCGGTTGTGACCGCGTTTTGGCTGCTCGCAGCTCGGCGGCCACGGGAGGCCACCAGCGTGTAGGTGAAAGGGGGCAACGATGGCGATGCTTGGCTCGATTCTTCGTCACGCGCACGCACCCACGTTTCTCTTGCTGGCCGCAGCTGAGGCCATCGGACTGATCTTGGCGACGCCGGCCCGCGCGGTGCCTAATCCATTTGACCTCGTCAGCCCGACGAACGGAGGGTGGTGTAGAGCGGCATGCCGGTTCGACTGGCAAACCGCGACGGACAGCGGGGGCGTTGCCAAGTATGTGCTTTACGTGAACGGTGCAATCAAACGGGACAACATCAGCCCGGCAGGACCGAGCGAGTACACCCTCACCCAGGCCGAAGCGCTTCTTGAGGGTACCTACACCTGGTACGTTGCCGCCTGCGACGCTGCGAACAACTGCCGCAGCTCGTCAAGCACCTGGACCGTGCGGATCGACGACACCCCGCCGGATTTGTTCGGCCTAGTGGAGCCAGCGAGCGGAGCCTGGGCCTCATTGCGCAGGGACACTGAGTTCAGGTGGACGCCTGCGAACGAGACCGGCTCAGGCCTGAGCCGCTACGATGTGGAGGTCGACGGCACGTCGTACAAGAGCGTGTCTCCGAGCCAGGCAAGTGTGAAGGTCAGAGATGTGCCTGACGGGTTGAGCGACGGGACTCATTCGTGGAACGTGGAGGCGGTGGACGTGGCGGGAAACGTCCGGAGTAGCGAGGGACGGAGCATTCGCATCGACTCAACACTTCCCACTTTCGGACCCGGCACGCCTGAGCCCGGATTGCTGACGTGGACGAGTGACGCCACGCCGCTGTTACGTTGGGGTGGGGCGAGCGACAGCGGAAGCGGCGTCGCGTCGCAAATGGTGGTGATAGACGCCGGAGCACCGACCAATCCCAACTCCGAATTCAGCACGAGCCTTGCCGGGTGGACCGGGTCTGGGGCTGGCTGGCGCGCCTCGGGAGGCGGGGCCTCCGGCCTCGCCAGCATCGGGGTGGACGACAGTAACACCGTGAACTCAATCGAGCAGAACGTGACCGTTCCGAGCCAAGCGGCTTTCCTGTCCTTCTCGGTAACCAGAGTCTATAACCTAGGCCGCAATACGGCGCGCATGCGAGTGAGCGTTCGCGGTGGGAGCTACACGTGGGTGCTCTGGGAGCAGACCGTTGTCGATGATGACGGATGGTACGAGCCCAAGGTCGATATCAGCTCGTTCGCTGGTCAGCAGGTCCGTCTTATCATTGAATGCATCTATGACGGGGATCTCTTTCACAGCGACGCATGCTGGGTGGACTACGTGAGGGTCGTTCCCTACGGTTCTGTGCACACTGGCCTTTTGCCAAGCGCCGACGAATACACGCTGCCGGACTCCGGGACGCTTGCCGATGGATGGCACGAGTGGCGGGCTCTGGCGACGGACGTCGCGGGCAATGTCGGTGCAACAGAGCCCTATCGGTTCGGGGTAGACACGACCGGCCCTGCCGGCCTGCATTTGAGCACGGTGTTCGGGGGAGCCGGTGACAGAGCTATTGTGACCCTTCCTACGCCCAATCTCTGCTGGGTCAGCCCCGTTGATGCCAGCGCTGGTCTTGACGGTTTCGGCCTCTATGTGGATGGCGCAATGGACCGGCCGGATATTCCGAGTTGGAGTCAGTGCACCACGCCAGCGGCACCACTGAATGAAGGACGGCACACCTGGTATGTGGAGGCCCTTGATGCCGTCGGCAATGCCTCACGGTCGCCGGAAACTTGGACCGTCACATACGATGCCACGCCACCGGCGCCCTTCAACCTTATTGCGCCGGCCGACGGCGCGGTCGTGGCGGAAGCGCGGCCGACATTTTCGTGGGAAGCCTCAAGTGATCAGGGGGCAGGGTTGGCACGCTACGAGGTCTGGATCGACGAAGGCACCGCAGGCCAGTGCACGCCGTGTACCGTCAGCCCGGACCAAACAAGCTTCGTACCGTCAGGGCCGCTTGCGGTAGGGCAGCATAGCTGGTTCGTGCGCGCCGTAGACGGTGCCGACCGGCGCACAGAAAGCACTACGTGGTCGTTTGGGGTTGTGCCGACGCCGACTCCGACCTTCACAGCAACACCTACCGTGACATCGACGGCCACGTTCAGCGCCACCCCCACACTGACCCAGACCTACACACCCACTTCCAGCCCCACGGTCACACCCAGCCCCACGGCAACTCCGA
This genomic stretch from Deltaproteobacteria bacterium harbors:
- a CDS encoding helix-turn-helix transcriptional regulator, whose translation is MDDRKLIGQRIKELRKARGLSQEALAEKMDVHPKYLGAVERGEQNPTIDFLEKVATALKVDLPALFNYPWQKMSEAELKRKLHTMVDKADLARLREVLALMKAREL
- a CDS encoding AbrB/MazE/SpoVT family DNA-binding domain-containing protein encodes the protein MSKTTAIARFTGNYQLSIPKPVREAAGLTLGDFVELTAERGAIVLRPKQLTDKPIPEAAPTAAEIRALNRVIAADRRGETTPYEQYRSERAARLAGRRRQARPKAAR
- a CDS encoding type II toxin-antitoxin system RelE/ParE family toxin; the encoded protein is MPPRDFVRVDAALLSMAVDPFGGDLERLSKHDRYSFRRRVGDYRILFNVDTGARRVRVGTVERRTTTTYRKRRR